Proteins encoded within one genomic window of Pseudalkalibacillus sp. SCS-8:
- a CDS encoding NAD-binding protein: MKNKPILWAYFIIILGIIVLQFTIEPFTLRYFILITAVMVFLTIAHLIMQRYFLQFSFFMIAIASGLYGFLTYANETYNLLNAFYSTARLFILDVDNVFGPDSGNKFVQYPLPIEIARWSAIGYIASAILSIIYSVTRNQLKLNTYILFGNHYVIYGLNKESKLLAEDLLLHKKRVVIFEKNLSQSEQDYLKAKGAVLITGDLLNNTQTQKWTIKRSRSIIILSKNDSHNLNLLMNVKNILLEKNPKQAQASINVIVRFIDPKFKSIYEELESEGSALAEKANLKLVNLEELGVREVLNHYPLYETDPSFLEKGKPERPHILIIGFGITGMHVAIQTVLRSHFSTTNDKTKITVIDREAPLKEKQFFIRFPQITNACDIEFIQHEVGTDPLNTVVDTEDISHIFVCLQSDHDDLLQGMFIQENCQHLPVYIKMTEEITLANWIHNNEKRFKNIIQFGSIQKTCSFDVLIDEQLDEMAKTIHNRYLEETKQAVPTWNQLTFFLKDSNRAQADHIDTKLFLLGLKRVKESTEALSKPEFEDVVTPKLEALAEIEHNRWNAFHWVNGWTTLTELNPDKPHKVNEMKKHACLVSWDELEKIDHVYNKTFKQYDRDTVMSVYPVVTSQGYEISRKQQ; the protein is encoded by the coding sequence ATGAAAAATAAACCAATTTTATGGGCATATTTCATTATAATTTTAGGTATCATTGTACTACAGTTTACAATTGAGCCCTTCACACTAAGGTATTTCATTCTGATCACTGCTGTGATGGTGTTTCTGACCATCGCTCACCTGATCATGCAGCGTTATTTTCTGCAGTTTTCCTTTTTTATGATAGCAATCGCCTCTGGTCTTTATGGTTTCCTTACATATGCAAATGAAACTTACAATCTATTAAATGCTTTCTACTCGACGGCGCGCCTCTTCATCTTGGATGTCGATAATGTTTTCGGACCTGACTCAGGAAACAAATTCGTCCAATACCCGCTGCCGATTGAAATCGCACGTTGGAGTGCGATTGGCTATATTGCTTCCGCTATCCTTTCCATCATTTATTCGGTGACTCGCAACCAGCTGAAGCTGAATACATACATCCTTTTTGGGAATCACTATGTCATTTACGGACTCAACAAAGAGAGCAAACTGCTCGCAGAAGATCTCCTTTTACATAAGAAAAGAGTCGTCATTTTTGAAAAAAATCTCTCCCAATCTGAACAGGACTATTTAAAAGCGAAAGGTGCGGTCTTGATTACGGGGGACCTGCTCAACAATACCCAAACACAGAAATGGACAATCAAACGTAGCCGTAGCATCATTATCCTTTCGAAAAATGATAGCCACAATCTGAACCTATTAATGAATGTGAAAAACATCCTACTTGAAAAGAATCCAAAACAAGCGCAAGCCTCCATTAACGTGATTGTCCGGTTCATTGATCCGAAGTTTAAAAGCATCTATGAAGAATTGGAATCGGAAGGCAGCGCACTCGCCGAGAAAGCGAACTTGAAGCTCGTCAACCTCGAAGAACTTGGTGTAAGGGAAGTGTTGAATCACTACCCGCTTTATGAAACGGACCCAAGCTTCCTGGAAAAAGGTAAGCCGGAACGTCCGCACATTCTCATTATCGGGTTCGGCATTACAGGCATGCACGTGGCCATCCAAACCGTGTTGCGCTCCCACTTCAGCACAACGAATGACAAAACGAAAATTACCGTCATTGACCGCGAAGCACCATTAAAAGAGAAGCAATTTTTCATCCGGTTCCCGCAGATCACGAATGCTTGTGACATCGAATTCATCCAGCATGAAGTTGGCACAGATCCATTGAACACGGTCGTCGATACGGAGGACATCAGTCATATATTCGTCTGTTTGCAGAGCGATCATGATGACCTTCTACAAGGAATGTTCATCCAGGAAAACTGCCAGCATCTCCCGGTCTACATTAAAATGACGGAGGAAATCACACTGGCAAACTGGATCCATAACAATGAAAAACGATTTAAAAACATCATCCAATTCGGATCCATCCAAAAAACGTGTTCCTTTGACGTGCTGATTGATGAACAGCTCGATGAAATGGCGAAAACGATCCACAACCGATACTTAGAAGAAACGAAGCAGGCCGTGCCTACATGGAATCAACTGACCTTTTTCTTAAAAGATTCAAACCGCGCCCAAGCCGATCACATCGACACAAAGCTCTTTTTACTTGGATTAAAAAGGGTTAAGGAATCGACAGAAGCCCTAAGCAAGCCTGAGTTCGAAGACGTCGTCACGCCTAAGCTTGAAGCGTTAGCGGAAATCGAGCACAACCGTTGGAATGCGTTCCATTGGGTCAACGGCTGGACGACTTTGACGGAATTAAACCCCGATAAACCTCATAAGGTAAATGAGATGAAAAAGCACGCTTGTCTTGTCAGCTGGGATGAACTTGAAAAAATCGACCATGTGTATAACAAGACGTTTAAGCAATACGACCGCGATACGGTCATGTCTGTTTATCCAGTTGTAACGAGTCAAGGCTATGAAATCAGTCGAAAACAACAATAG
- a CDS encoding SH3 domain-containing protein encodes MDLTYLYEAIMPIFQLPDFLRMGALILLFGVMTILFINIIIPLIFMIATFVIKRVYLFTNYITSYVMYRVMNKRRQNHQGVSSIIDTIESISIALQQNSRGMTYSLRKVYHPLKGRKGQFFGTFILLSIAVPAIFAVSPEASYALKWKEIESNFVEEKLMPLGFEKPEDQPVNTVEAEEEEQKRWVVLKKEYNGGNLRAKPDMKAKKVDAIEAGEKALFLGQEETGSSNVKWLKVRKTNGKEGWISSNIVKFVDK; translated from the coding sequence ATGGATCTTACTTATTTGTACGAAGCAATCATGCCGATTTTCCAACTTCCGGATTTCTTAAGAATGGGAGCACTTATTCTTCTCTTTGGAGTAATGACAATTCTATTTATAAATATCATTATTCCGTTAATATTTATGATAGCAACATTTGTCATAAAGAGAGTGTATCTCTTCACGAACTACATCACCAGCTATGTGATGTACCGTGTTATGAACAAGCGACGACAAAATCATCAGGGTGTTTCAAGTATAATTGATACGATTGAATCGATCTCCATCGCCCTGCAGCAGAATTCAAGAGGAATGACGTATTCTCTTCGAAAGGTCTATCATCCCTTAAAAGGGAGGAAAGGACAGTTTTTTGGGACATTCATTCTATTATCAATTGCTGTACCCGCCATTTTTGCAGTGAGTCCAGAAGCAAGCTACGCCTTGAAATGGAAAGAAATCGAATCCAACTTCGTTGAAGAAAAGCTCATGCCTTTAGGCTTTGAAAAACCGGAAGACCAACCGGTCAACACCGTAGAAGCGGAGGAAGAGGAACAAAAACGGTGGGTTGTGCTTAAAAAGGAATATAACGGGGGCAACCTCAGGGCAAAACCCGATATGAAGGCGAAAAAAGTAGATGCCATCGAGGCAGGGGAGAAGGCCTTATTCCTCGGTCAGGAAGAAACGGGTTCCTCCAACGTCAAATGGCTGAAAGTCCGGAAGACGAACGGAAAAGAAGGCTGGATCAGCAGCAACATCGTCAAGTTCGTAGATAAATAG
- a CDS encoding TcaA NTF2-like domain-containing protein, with product MNYCVECGAELKNGTSFCTECGTKQPSQTAASEGKPADKPVVRPVQQQATVVKPKKPLSKKSKIIIASACVLIAALFGTHKFLSSKFDPIVKVKAIDKAVASKDSEALFSEIEYDKDAFLDKKQYISYLNDNGWESIRNDLLQSTANKESQTFNQSIYDGFGNKVFMIKTEDKILGLYKEYIIEAVPNSLYVVSNSPQTEIEIASKKVNVEIADETLEIGKAYPGKFVVNAKTTSEFGDITFKDEFILTGSGENYDELYIDLPFLKYHAYSNVENAVLYVNGKSTGKTLEDYEILGPFPADKEVEMYAEWTAPNGETLKSETITQKDVYWSTLEFIFDENAVEASTSSSEESDLDGEYKVAANQIHAFRAAYESALNLRDYYEIEGFMVKGSEADLELRDYIGKLKNENYTYEFTNNIILDVKEVKDGIYEVTTEEHFIFTNHEGKQTEYEREKVYTLIKLDGVYQIETIEINDTNRNKL from the coding sequence TTGAACTATTGTGTGGAATGTGGTGCTGAATTAAAGAATGGGACGAGTTTTTGTACAGAATGTGGTACGAAGCAGCCCAGCCAGACAGCAGCATCAGAAGGAAAACCAGCAGATAAACCAGTAGTAAGACCTGTTCAACAACAGGCAACAGTGGTGAAACCGAAAAAGCCACTCTCAAAGAAATCGAAAATCATCATCGCTTCAGCTTGTGTCCTGATCGCAGCCCTATTCGGAACTCATAAATTTTTATCGTCTAAATTTGATCCAATCGTCAAAGTAAAAGCAATCGACAAAGCAGTAGCAAGCAAGGATAGCGAAGCACTGTTCTCTGAAATCGAGTATGACAAGGATGCTTTCCTCGATAAGAAGCAATATATCAGCTATTTGAACGATAATGGGTGGGAATCCATCCGTAATGACTTGCTCCAATCGACAGCGAACAAGGAGAGTCAAACATTCAACCAGTCTATTTATGATGGGTTTGGCAATAAAGTATTCATGATCAAAACGGAAGACAAAATTCTTGGTCTCTATAAAGAGTACATAATCGAAGCAGTTCCAAATTCCTTATACGTCGTCTCCAATTCGCCTCAAACGGAAATTGAGATTGCAAGTAAAAAGGTGAACGTTGAAATCGCAGACGAAACCTTGGAAATCGGCAAAGCTTATCCTGGCAAATTTGTAGTGAATGCGAAAACCACTTCCGAATTCGGTGATATCACGTTCAAGGATGAATTCATCCTCACCGGTAGCGGTGAGAATTACGACGAGCTTTACATCGATCTTCCATTTTTGAAATATCACGCTTATTCCAACGTCGAAAATGCTGTCCTTTATGTTAATGGAAAAAGTACAGGAAAAACCTTAGAAGACTATGAAATTCTAGGTCCATTTCCAGCGGATAAGGAAGTCGAAATGTACGCAGAGTGGACGGCACCAAATGGTGAGACGCTGAAATCTGAAACCATTACACAAAAAGATGTATACTGGTCTACTCTCGAATTCATTTTTGACGAAAATGCGGTTGAAGCTTCAACATCTTCATCAGAAGAATCTGACCTTGATGGCGAATATAAAGTAGCAGCAAACCAGATTCATGCCTTCCGTGCCGCTTATGAATCTGCCTTGAACTTGAGAGATTACTACGAAATCGAAGGATTTATGGTAAAAGGTAGTGAAGCGGATCTTGAGCTCAGAGATTACATCGGAAAGCTGAAGAACGAAAACTACACCTATGAGTTCACGAACAACATCATCCTTGATGTAAAAGAAGTGAAGGACGGTATTTATGAAGTAACAACGGAAGAACACTTCATTTTTACAAACCATGAAGGAAAACAAACCGAGTATGAGCGTGAAAAGGTCTATACACTCATCAAACTGGATGGCGTGTATCAGATCGAAACGATCGAAATCAACGATACGAACCGAAACAAACTATAA
- a CDS encoding toll/interleukin-1 receptor domain-containing protein → MDFEAFISYSKHDREICEKILNEIENQGIPCWYAPRDAHTGVNYGNEIPIEIKRRKIFFLIISKDSCVSNQVANEVELATSYNKTIIPIRVDDCQLSNWMEYHIKSHTWIYVDETNLQERIEELVLKVQEHDAFDNYTDITPDNAPRNITSTANIQYSKLGSLYKIPAEELESIKARYVPVKERQVAAEILSKHHLLYLKSSKRVGKYTTSLHILNELNLSQINQIIGDTTFDLLATSRLKKDTGYLIDNVALDMLVSANHQTVRLLMKNLEENNSYLILTSSNTTDYNESLDPVSITIEDAPDRYQLVKKQIETATEDTKTSALQFIHTNKQMLEQSEFAPAKVEQLATFILQTKGLTSAQLNDYIAQLTQERIRHYFNNDITRSQFSKLLTLAVLRDIPLLEFSKHAQHVSEQINIGREDTSLQTLEAELEFLQARTYKKPITTDIGMDTVEFITFTNKDNADLILRHMWQHYPDLRKTIVEWIHLLIEDKTFKLKEEVIQTVVYLATLDFSYIRNELLQGWANHKSPYYRYSAVKVLKLLSYDRQYIAQISRLLHSWGSLRNNYNLRWTAAATYTSRVGAILLPQAMGDIIAMYHDPNLTKMNDTIARSISFLLSNPNANTAYYEIIFKKLLYAVAKYKGLERIKATEFFINVIEDSTLKASVLLRDKEVRRNWIIPLLAEGLRNRLTKQKTITLLEDWFIQLGVKDMHVTAELIVFEILQMDRSLGETLYKFLEKVALNPNCSFVEKIIENMKALEGSL, encoded by the coding sequence TTGGATTTCGAAGCTTTTATCAGCTACTCAAAACATGACCGTGAGATTTGTGAAAAGATACTGAATGAAATTGAGAATCAAGGCATTCCTTGTTGGTATGCACCGAGAGATGCCCATACTGGTGTAAATTATGGCAATGAGATTCCAATTGAAATTAAAAGAAGGAAAATCTTCTTCCTGATCATTTCGAAAGACTCTTGTGTTTCGAATCAGGTTGCCAATGAAGTCGAGCTTGCCACGTCCTACAATAAAACGATCATTCCAATTCGAGTCGACGACTGTCAGCTTTCCAATTGGATGGAGTATCACATTAAGAGCCACACCTGGATTTATGTCGATGAAACCAACTTACAAGAAAGGATCGAAGAGCTTGTCCTGAAAGTGCAGGAACATGATGCGTTTGATAACTATACAGACATCACGCCGGATAACGCGCCGCGCAACATCACAAGTACAGCGAACATCCAATACAGCAAGCTGGGCTCTCTCTATAAAATACCAGCAGAAGAACTTGAGAGCATAAAAGCACGCTACGTCCCGGTTAAAGAGCGGCAGGTTGCTGCAGAAATCCTGTCCAAGCATCACTTACTCTATTTAAAAAGTTCAAAACGCGTAGGCAAATATACAACATCCTTACATATTCTAAACGAACTCAATCTCTCACAAATCAATCAAATCATCGGAGACACGACGTTCGACCTGCTTGCAACGAGCCGCCTAAAAAAGGATACCGGCTATCTCATCGACAATGTCGCTCTCGACATGTTGGTAAGTGCCAATCACCAAACGGTCCGTTTATTGATGAAGAATCTTGAAGAAAACAACAGCTACTTGATTCTGACGAGCAGCAATACTACGGATTACAACGAAAGTTTGGACCCTGTCAGTATCACAATTGAGGATGCTCCTGATCGATACCAATTAGTAAAAAAACAGATTGAAACCGCAACTGAAGATACGAAAACATCCGCTCTACAATTCATACATACGAACAAACAAATGTTAGAACAAAGTGAATTTGCCCCTGCCAAGGTGGAGCAATTAGCGACGTTCATTCTGCAAACAAAAGGTCTTACATCAGCGCAGCTCAACGATTACATCGCCCAGCTCACCCAGGAACGGATCCGTCACTATTTCAACAACGACATAACGAGATCACAATTTTCAAAGCTTCTTACGTTGGCTGTTTTACGAGATATTCCGTTGCTCGAGTTTTCAAAGCATGCCCAACACGTGAGTGAACAGATCAATATCGGCAGGGAAGACACTAGCTTACAAACCCTTGAGGCGGAGCTGGAATTTTTACAGGCGAGAACGTATAAGAAACCGATCACGACCGATATCGGCATGGATACGGTGGAGTTCATCACCTTTACGAATAAAGATAATGCGGATCTTATCCTCCGTCACATGTGGCAGCACTATCCGGACTTAAGGAAAACAATCGTCGAATGGATTCATCTTCTCATTGAAGATAAGACCTTCAAGCTGAAAGAAGAGGTCATCCAAACCGTCGTTTATTTAGCAACATTGGATTTTAGCTACATTCGTAATGAATTGCTGCAAGGGTGGGCGAATCACAAGTCACCGTACTACCGGTACTCTGCGGTAAAGGTGTTGAAGCTGTTGTCGTACGATCGCCAGTACATCGCACAGATTTCACGGCTGCTCCATTCGTGGGGGTCACTCCGTAACAACTACAATCTACGGTGGACGGCTGCAGCGACATATACATCAAGAGTCGGCGCAATTCTCTTACCTCAGGCAATGGGCGATATTATCGCGATGTACCACGATCCGAACCTGACAAAAATGAATGATACGATCGCGAGGAGCATATCGTTTCTTTTATCCAATCCGAACGCCAACACTGCGTATTATGAAATCATTTTTAAAAAGCTGTTGTATGCCGTTGCGAAATACAAAGGCTTGGAGCGAATCAAAGCGACGGAGTTCTTCATTAACGTCATAGAAGACAGCACACTAAAAGCAAGCGTTCTCCTCCGCGATAAAGAGGTACGACGCAATTGGATCATCCCACTTTTAGCAGAGGGACTTCGAAATCGCCTGACCAAACAAAAGACCATAACCCTTTTAGAAGATTGGTTCATCCAATTGGGTGTGAAAGATATGCATGTAACCGCTGAACTGATCGTATTTGAAATCCTCCAGATGGACCGTTCATTAGGAGAGACTTTATACAAGTTTTTAGAAAAAGTAGCACTTAACCCTAATTGCAGTTTCGTTGAGAAAATCATTGAAAATATGAAAGCCTTGGAAGGGAGTCTTTAA
- a CDS encoding DUF2935 domain-containing protein, whose product MQYYYGSQMPLRVLDECEFWKEQEEEHTVVIRELVQDLEPKYVLDLKEWEKAFTETHHRVVRFMETAVRTNGTPSQALYKDLIQLIHYCLDQSQKFIYFCAMLIEDSSAIRDNKTAAVVMKHIIRESEYFIGVAQTVLYQNHL is encoded by the coding sequence ATGCAATATTACTACGGCAGTCAGATGCCTTTGAGGGTGTTGGATGAGTGTGAATTCTGGAAGGAACAAGAGGAAGAACATACAGTAGTGATTCGTGAGCTCGTTCAGGATCTTGAGCCCAAATATGTGCTTGATTTGAAAGAATGGGAGAAAGCATTCACAGAGACGCATCACAGGGTCGTCCGGTTTATGGAAACAGCCGTCCGTACGAACGGTACTCCGAGCCAAGCTCTTTATAAGGATCTTATCCAGCTGATCCATTATTGCCTCGATCAAAGTCAGAAGTTTATCTATTTTTGTGCAATGCTCATTGAAGATAGCAGTGCGATTCGGGATAACAAAACAGCCGCCGTTGTGATGAAGCATATTATCCGTGAGTCTGAATACTTCATCGGGGTTGCTCAGACCGTCCTCTATCAAAACCACCTTTAA
- a CDS encoding stalk domain-containing protein: MDLRQFMKHFLVGSLIVIAGSFVLSPTSAKAKDIVDPYQTYTYNEMVRDIKALANKYPELIKYKVIGKSEWGNNIYAVSLGTGKAEVFINGSHHAREWLTTNLNMYMLDQYAQAYYSGKSIEGYHVKSILNKTKIWFVPMVNPDGVTLQQEGLDAFPQHYHDDLIQMNEWSKDFTRWKANANGVDLNRQYDADWANIKNNTGYPSWRNYKGTAPHQASEVKTIVNFTYEIDPEIAVAYHSAGKILYWNFHQTGSWYDRDHAYAKKIGNMTGYRLIYPGPNPSGGGYTDWFIIKFKKPGFTVEIGNYPGNRHLPIYEFGPTWQENKAVGLYVAKKGYDLYYAKHKDDPVEVNVEIDGVKQTFDQPAILEKGRTLVPLRGVFEKMGASVTWDQDSSTVHVKKDDKHISLKVGSKTAYINGEKVTLDVPSKMINYRTMVPLRFVSEALGAKVYWDSSSLTASIETPKEEPKPEAKYFEVGDKKYRIVTVIIDGKEQEYDTPALSINYRTMIPIRGSLEELGATFSWNQEKQQATVKTDEKTIVLTIGSKTAVVNGQEVELDVPAQEIKGRTLVPLRFLSETLNAEDIKWDEETYTVTITTKSEPATTNETTTEQNKETTTDQKAEEPATDENPEQDGTTEADPNKEEQPKEEQPANGEPTEEQPAEGQPEEEQPTEEQPKEEDPKTEEPTEEQPGETNPEDPNNPGSDAGTDSSKEETNTDSTKKEESTESDSSEKTNP, encoded by the coding sequence ATGGACCTGAGGCAGTTTATGAAACACTTCCTCGTAGGCAGCTTAATTGTTATTGCAGGAAGTTTCGTACTATCACCGACATCCGCAAAAGCGAAGGACATCGTAGATCCATACCAGACGTATACATACAACGAAATGGTAAGGGACATCAAGGCTCTGGCAAACAAATACCCAGAACTTATCAAGTATAAAGTGATCGGAAAGAGTGAGTGGGGCAACAATATTTATGCCGTGTCACTCGGAACCGGGAAGGCGGAAGTCTTCATCAACGGTTCGCACCACGCACGCGAATGGCTTACGACCAACCTGAACATGTACATGCTTGACCAATATGCGCAAGCGTACTACTCAGGAAAATCGATTGAGGGCTATCATGTAAAAAGTATCCTGAACAAGACGAAGATCTGGTTCGTCCCAATGGTCAACCCGGATGGCGTCACACTCCAACAAGAAGGACTTGACGCATTCCCGCAACACTACCACGACGATCTTATCCAGATGAACGAGTGGAGCAAGGATTTTACAAGATGGAAGGCCAATGCGAATGGCGTCGACCTTAACCGTCAGTATGATGCCGATTGGGCAAACATCAAGAACAACACCGGCTATCCGAGCTGGCGCAACTACAAAGGAACCGCACCGCACCAGGCGTCTGAAGTGAAAACGATCGTCAATTTCACATACGAAATCGACCCTGAAATCGCTGTGGCATATCATAGTGCCGGTAAAATCCTTTACTGGAACTTCCACCAGACAGGAAGCTGGTATGATCGTGACCATGCCTACGCAAAAAAAATCGGCAACATGACAGGCTACCGTCTCATTTATCCAGGACCTAATCCTTCTGGAGGCGGATACACCGATTGGTTCATCATCAAGTTCAAGAAACCAGGCTTCACAGTTGAAATCGGAAACTATCCTGGAAACCGCCACCTGCCAATCTATGAATTCGGACCAACGTGGCAGGAAAATAAAGCAGTCGGCCTTTATGTTGCGAAAAAAGGCTATGACTTATACTACGCGAAGCATAAAGACGACCCAGTCGAGGTTAACGTTGAAATTGATGGTGTGAAGCAAACCTTTGACCAACCGGCTATCCTTGAAAAAGGCCGAACGCTCGTCCCATTACGAGGCGTATTTGAAAAGATGGGTGCAAGCGTCACATGGGATCAGGACAGCAGCACGGTCCATGTGAAGAAGGACGACAAGCACATCTCACTTAAAGTCGGATCGAAAACCGCATACATTAATGGTGAAAAAGTGACGCTCGACGTTCCATCCAAGATGATCAACTACCGCACGATGGTGCCGCTCCGCTTCGTATCGGAAGCACTCGGCGCGAAAGTGTATTGGGACAGCAGCTCACTGACAGCATCGATTGAAACACCAAAAGAAGAGCCGAAGCCAGAAGCGAAATACTTCGAAGTCGGCGACAAGAAATACCGTATCGTAACGGTCATCATTGACGGCAAGGAGCAAGAGTACGATACACCAGCACTCTCAATCAACTACCGTACGATGATTCCAATCAGAGGAAGTCTAGAGGAACTAGGCGCAACGTTCTCTTGGAATCAAGAGAAACAACAAGCTACGGTTAAAACCGATGAGAAGACAATCGTGCTGACGATCGGCTCGAAGACGGCAGTCGTAAACGGTCAAGAAGTCGAGCTTGACGTACCAGCTCAAGAAATCAAAGGCCGTACACTCGTCCCATTACGCTTCCTATCTGAAACGCTTAATGCTGAGGACATCAAGTGGGATGAAGAAACGTACACCGTAACGATCACAACGAAGTCTGAACCAGCAACAACGAACGAAACAACGACTGAGCAAAATAAAGAGACCACAACGGATCAAAAGGCTGAAGAACCTGCTACAGATGAAAATCCTGAGCAAGACGGGACAACTGAAGCTGATCCGAACAAAGAAGAACAACCGAAGGAAGAACAGCCAGCTAACGGCGAGCCTACAGAGGAACAACCTGCTGAAGGTCAACCTGAAGAGGAACAGCCAACAGAAGAGCAGCCTAAGGAAGAAGATCCAAAGACTGAAGAACCAACAGAAGAACAACCAGGTGAAACAAACCCCGAGGATCCAAACAACCCAGGCTCTGACGCTGGAACAGATTCTTCTAAGGAAGAAACAAACACAGACAGCACGAAAAAAGAAGAATCAACTGAAAGCGATTCTTCTGAGAAAACTAATCCGTAA
- a CDS encoding alkylhydroperoxidase-related (seleno)protein, with protein sequence MIQSDLPINQSVLNTFKAEWDRLSRAGYWWSGEERVSIAEEVRHAPSCKLCQQQKQALSPNAVKGEHESGTALPQNVIEVIHRVTNDSGRLSENWLNTIRETGLSDAAYVEIIGVIATTLTVDTYTKALDLEQLPLPTPQVGVPTEYLPDGLEIHSAWVPTIVPEQVTDAGIKEHYQKMMDLSGLVANIMRAMTIVPDEQLGFVSLMFELYHTEHALDKLQIELIATEVSALNECFY encoded by the coding sequence TTGATTCAATCTGACTTACCGATTAACCAGAGTGTCCTTAACACCTTTAAAGCAGAGTGGGATCGCTTGAGTCGTGCAGGCTATTGGTGGAGCGGTGAAGAGCGGGTCTCCATAGCAGAAGAAGTAAGACACGCTCCATCCTGCAAGCTCTGCCAGCAGCAAAAACAAGCTCTGTCCCCAAATGCCGTCAAAGGGGAGCATGAAAGTGGCACGGCATTACCTCAAAACGTCATTGAAGTCATCCACAGAGTAACGAATGACAGTGGGAGATTATCTGAGAACTGGTTGAACACCATTCGCGAAACAGGCCTGAGCGATGCAGCCTATGTTGAAATCATCGGTGTAATTGCCACTACACTTACCGTCGATACATACACGAAAGCACTCGATCTCGAACAGTTACCTTTACCAACACCGCAAGTCGGAGTACCGACGGAGTATCTTCCTGATGGATTAGAAATTCATTCAGCGTGGGTACCGACCATCGTCCCTGAACAGGTGACCGACGCTGGTATAAAAGAACACTATCAAAAGATGATGGATCTCTCAGGTCTTGTCGCAAACATCATGCGAGCGATGACGATCGTTCCAGACGAGCAGCTGGGCTTCGTTTCCCTGATGTTCGAGCTCTACCATACAGAACATGCACTGGATAAGCTCCAGATCGAACTAATTGCAACGGAAGTATCGGCGTTAAACGAATGCTTCTACTGA
- a CDS encoding NIPSNAP family protein has protein sequence MFYRRKFYIVRNEFVEAFNAHFNENNLPNQIKHGARIVGRWMIPNDETTTEIFAIWEYDSYEKYKEIEANVRSDEAHKSRVKAWYDRHGGRDYVIKNYLLEVRNEHLTTTLNKV, from the coding sequence TTGTTTTATAGAAGGAAATTTTATATTGTAAGAAATGAATTTGTTGAAGCTTTCAATGCGCATTTCAATGAAAATAATTTGCCGAATCAAATAAAACATGGTGCCCGAATAGTAGGCAGATGGATGATTCCTAATGATGAGACAACCACTGAGATATTTGCGATTTGGGAGTATGACAGTTACGAAAAGTATAAAGAAATTGAAGCTAATGTTAGAAGTGATGAAGCCCACAAAAGTAGAGTGAAAGCTTGGTATGATAGGCATGGTGGGAGAGACTATGTCATCAAAAATTACCTGTTAGAAGTGCGAAACGAACATCTAACAACAACATTGAATAAAGTTTAA